One genomic region from Leifsonia poae encodes:
- a CDS encoding NAD(P)/FAD-dependent oxidoreductase, producing the protein MPKILIVGGGYAGFYTAWKLEKQLRKGEAEVTIVDPLPYMTYQPFLPEVAAGSIEPRHAVVAHRRHLNKTNVVTAKVTYIDHAKKTATIQPPVGEAYEFEYDVVVVTAGAVSRTFPIPGVADQAIGLKTIEEAVAIRDRVLTNFDKAATLPAGPERDRLLTFVVVGGGFAGIEVFAELRSFASALIKNYPQIRFEDTHFHLIEAMGRIMPEVSLPTSHWVIKNLAQRGAEIHLDTQLSSAVDGVIELSTGETFETDLIVWTAGVMANPGIVRHTDLPIEERGRLTVRADLRVGTEDEIVKDAWGAGDVSAVPDLTGGGVGGFCVPNAQHAVRQGKLLAKNIIADLRGELPRQYFHKNMGAVAGLGLGIGVFQSGKFAMKGLLAWFAHRGYHGLAMPSWERKWRVIWGWWNNFWLGRDIVSLAATQNPRAVFEEFASRPKPPAAEAAPAVEAPKKAPAKRAPAKKVEAPAEVAAK; encoded by the coding sequence GTGCCCAAAATTCTGATCGTCGGCGGAGGATACGCCGGGTTCTACACCGCCTGGAAGCTCGAGAAGCAGCTGCGCAAGGGTGAGGCCGAGGTCACTATCGTCGACCCGCTGCCTTACATGACGTACCAGCCGTTCCTTCCCGAGGTCGCCGCGGGGTCGATCGAACCGCGTCACGCGGTCGTCGCCCACCGCCGCCACCTGAACAAGACGAACGTCGTCACGGCCAAGGTCACCTACATCGACCACGCCAAGAAGACCGCGACGATCCAGCCGCCGGTCGGCGAGGCGTACGAGTTCGAGTACGACGTCGTGGTGGTCACCGCCGGCGCCGTCTCGCGCACGTTCCCCATCCCGGGTGTCGCCGATCAGGCCATCGGCCTCAAGACCATCGAAGAGGCCGTCGCCATCCGCGACCGCGTTCTCACCAACTTCGACAAGGCTGCCACGCTGCCGGCCGGTCCCGAGCGGGATCGCCTCCTCACCTTCGTGGTCGTGGGCGGCGGCTTCGCGGGCATCGAGGTGTTCGCCGAGCTGCGGTCGTTCGCGAGCGCGCTGATCAAGAACTACCCGCAGATCAGGTTCGAAGACACCCACTTCCACCTCATCGAGGCGATGGGCCGCATCATGCCGGAGGTGTCGCTGCCGACCAGCCACTGGGTGATCAAGAACCTCGCCCAGCGCGGGGCGGAGATCCACCTGGATACGCAGCTCTCCAGCGCCGTCGACGGCGTCATCGAGCTCTCCACCGGTGAGACCTTCGAGACCGACCTCATCGTCTGGACCGCCGGCGTCATGGCCAACCCAGGCATCGTTCGCCACACCGACCTTCCGATCGAGGAGCGCGGACGCCTTACGGTGCGCGCCGACTTGCGCGTCGGCACCGAGGACGAGATCGTCAAGGACGCTTGGGGCGCCGGAGACGTTTCGGCCGTGCCCGATCTGACCGGCGGCGGTGTCGGCGGCTTCTGCGTTCCGAACGCTCAACACGCGGTGCGTCAGGGCAAGCTGCTGGCAAAGAACATCATCGCCGACCTGCGTGGCGAACTGCCGCGCCAGTACTTCCACAAGAACATGGGCGCGGTGGCCGGTCTCGGCCTCGGCATCGGCGTGTTCCAGTCGGGCAAGTTCGCGATGAAGGGTCTGCTCGCCTGGTTCGCGCACCGCGGATACCACGGTCTCGCCATGCCGAGCTGGGAGCGCAAGTGGCGCGTGATCTGGGGCTGGTGGAACAACTTCTGGCTCGGTCGCGACATCGTCTCGCTCGCCGCGACGCAGAACCCGCGCGCCGTCTTCGAAGAGTTCGCTTCCCGCCCGAAGCCGCCGGCCGCCGAAGCTGCCCCCGCGGTCGAGGCCCCGAAGAAGGCCCCGGCCAAGCGCGCTCCCGCCAAGAAGGTCGAAGCGCCTGCGGAGGTCGCCGCGAAGTAG
- a CDS encoding IMPACT family protein, translating into MPIHTLAAPATAEIEVRRSRFLAVAMPVADREAGMTELAALRRAHPGATHVCWALLAGGQSGMSDDGEPSGTAGRPILEVLRHHDLDGVVAAVVRYYGGVRLGAGGLVRAYTEAIATALRDATLIEHVPSALLAAEADYSDAERIRHWAGTQGFEVLDADYGTTVRLTVRLPETALGTARDALQDLTQGRATIARAPDTHS; encoded by the coding sequence ATGCCCATCCACACGCTCGCGGCCCCCGCCACGGCCGAGATCGAGGTGCGCCGCAGCCGCTTCCTGGCCGTAGCGATGCCGGTCGCCGACCGCGAGGCGGGGATGACCGAGCTGGCCGCCCTCCGCCGCGCGCACCCCGGGGCCACCCATGTGTGCTGGGCGCTGCTGGCCGGCGGGCAATCGGGCATGTCCGACGACGGCGAGCCCTCCGGCACGGCGGGGCGTCCGATCCTGGAGGTGCTGCGCCACCACGACCTCGACGGTGTCGTCGCCGCGGTGGTGCGGTACTACGGCGGTGTGAGACTGGGTGCGGGCGGGCTGGTGCGCGCCTACACGGAGGCGATCGCGACCGCCTTGCGAGACGCCACCCTCATCGAGCACGTTCCGTCGGCGCTGCTGGCCGCGGAGGCCGACTACAGCGATGCGGAACGCATCCGGCACTGGGCGGGAACACAGGGCTTCGAGGTGCTCGACGCCGACTACGGCACGACGGTGCGGCTGACGGTGCGGCTCCCCGAGACGGCCCTCGGCACGGCCCGGGATGCGCTGCAAGACCTTACCCAGGGGCGCGCCACCATCGCGCGCGCGCCCGACACCCACAGCTGA
- the eno gene encoding phosphopyruvate hydratase produces the protein MAQIEAVGAREILDSRGNPTIEVEVLLEDGTVSRAAVPSGASTGAFEAYELRDGDKDRYQGKGVLKAVDAVLDEIGPAIEGFEAADQRLIDSAMIELDGTDNKKRLGANAILGVSLAVAKAAADSADLPLFRYLGGPNAHTLPVPMMNIINGGAHADTGVDIQEFMVLPIGAENFSEALRWGVETYHSLKSLLKQRGLSTGLGDEGGFAPELEHNRAALDLISEAIQNAGFTVGTDIALGLDVASTEFFENGVYTFEGKDRTAAEMSAYYAELAANYPLVSIEDPLAEDDWAGWAHLNAEIGGKLQLVGDDLFVTNPKRLAQGIEVGAANSILVKVNQIGTLTETLDAVSLAQRNGMTAVLSHRSGETEDTTIADLAVATDAGQIKTGAPARSERVAKYNQLLRIEEELGEAAVYAGRSAFPRFTA, from the coding sequence GTGGCTCAGATCGAAGCTGTAGGCGCTCGCGAGATTCTCGACTCGCGCGGAAACCCGACCATCGAGGTCGAGGTTCTTCTCGAAGACGGCACGGTCAGCCGTGCCGCCGTTCCGTCCGGTGCCTCCACCGGCGCGTTCGAGGCCTACGAGCTTCGCGACGGCGACAAGGACCGCTACCAGGGCAAGGGCGTGCTCAAGGCCGTCGACGCCGTTCTGGACGAGATCGGCCCGGCCATCGAGGGCTTCGAGGCCGCCGACCAGCGCCTCATCGATTCGGCCATGATCGAGCTCGACGGAACCGACAACAAGAAGCGTCTCGGTGCCAACGCCATCCTCGGAGTGAGCCTGGCTGTCGCCAAGGCCGCCGCCGACTCGGCCGACCTTCCCCTGTTCCGCTACCTCGGCGGGCCGAACGCCCACACCCTCCCGGTGCCGATGATGAACATCATCAATGGTGGCGCGCACGCCGACACCGGCGTCGACATCCAGGAATTCATGGTGCTGCCGATCGGCGCGGAGAACTTCTCCGAGGCCCTCCGCTGGGGCGTCGAGACCTACCACTCCCTCAAGTCGCTGCTCAAGCAGCGCGGCCTGAGCACCGGCCTCGGCGACGAGGGCGGTTTCGCCCCCGAGCTGGAGCACAACCGTGCCGCGCTCGACCTGATCTCCGAAGCCATCCAGAACGCCGGTTTCACCGTCGGCACCGACATCGCGCTCGGCCTCGACGTCGCCTCCACCGAGTTCTTCGAGAACGGCGTCTACACATTCGAGGGCAAGGACCGCACAGCGGCCGAGATGTCCGCGTACTACGCCGAACTGGCCGCCAACTACCCGCTGGTCTCCATCGAGGACCCGCTGGCCGAGGACGACTGGGCCGGTTGGGCGCACCTGAACGCCGAGATCGGCGGCAAGCTGCAGCTCGTCGGCGACGACCTGTTCGTCACCAACCCGAAGCGTCTCGCCCAGGGCATCGAGGTCGGCGCGGCGAACAGCATCCTCGTCAAGGTCAACCAGATCGGCACCCTGACCGAGACCCTGGATGCGGTCTCCCTGGCCCAGCGCAACGGCATGACCGCCGTGCTCTCCCACCGCTCCGGCGAGACCGAGGACACCACCATCGCCGACCTCGCCGTCGCCACCGACGCCGGCCAGATCAAGACCGGCGCTCCGGCCCGCTCCGAGCGTGTCGCCAAGTACAACCAGCTCCTCCGCATCGAGGAAGAGCTGGGCGAGGCCGCGGTCTACGCCGGTCGCAGCGCGTTCCCGCGCTTCACCGCGTAG
- a CDS encoding DUF501 domain-containing protein has product MTTPPFDPVTDDDIAVVSAQLGRPARNVVGIAARCVCGRPTVVSTAPRLDDGTPFPTFYYLTHPAATAALSQLEATQVMNEYNTALEEDATLREQYASAHAAYLADRESIAVVEEIAGISAGGMPVRVKCLHALGAHALAAGPGVNPIGDLALARADWSPEICECVDAGGDSVENLTPSPTTGAQHAAGAE; this is encoded by the coding sequence ATGACCACCCCACCTTTCGACCCGGTGACAGACGACGACATCGCCGTCGTCTCCGCACAGCTCGGCCGACCCGCCCGCAACGTCGTCGGCATCGCTGCGCGCTGCGTCTGCGGCCGTCCCACCGTCGTTTCGACAGCCCCGCGACTCGACGACGGAACCCCGTTCCCCACGTTCTACTACCTGACGCACCCGGCCGCCACGGCCGCCCTCTCGCAGCTCGAGGCGACGCAGGTCATGAACGAGTACAACACCGCGCTCGAAGAGGATGCGACGCTCCGCGAACAGTACGCGAGCGCCCACGCCGCCTACCTGGCCGACCGGGAGAGCATCGCCGTGGTCGAGGAGATCGCCGGTATTTCGGCCGGCGGCATGCCCGTGCGCGTCAAATGCCTGCACGCCTTAGGGGCGCACGCACTGGCGGCCGGCCCCGGAGTCAACCCGATCGGCGATCTCGCCCTCGCCAGGGCCGACTGGTCGCCGGAGATCTGCGAGTGCGTGGATGCGGGAGGCGACAGCGTCGAGAACCTCACCCCGTCCCCCACGACCGGCGCGCAGCACGCCGCCGGCGCCGAATGA
- the hisS gene encoding histidine--tRNA ligase, whose product MASPITPPRGMRDFLPADKARREHALGVIRRTFTAHGFDEIETPVVEDVARLHSGLGGDNEKLGFGVLKRGLDADDLRAALDSGDVLSLTDLGLRFDLTVPLARFYATHRAELPPVFRSIQIAPVWRAERPQKGRYRQFVQCDIDIIGEAGQLAEVELITATSAALDALGLQDCTIRINDRRILNGLLEFCGFEEPRWPQVLISIDKLDKIGAAGVVAELSADGADAAAVLGGILENLEPHLAEGGVALTVEAITGILPDGIDTDAVAALEALAHALDSLPSGVTLRFDPTLVRGMGYYTGTIFEIAHPGSGSSVGGGGRYDGMIGRFLGTEVPACGFSIGFERVVDLIEVPADAAADSVVLVFDPAVPLDRLLAVKTELIASGRRVRLEKRAKNLKAVLDRATSAGFGAFAFVTADTVDVTSLEIKELA is encoded by the coding sequence ATGGCTTCTCCGATCACACCACCCCGCGGGATGCGCGACTTCCTTCCGGCCGACAAGGCGCGTCGCGAGCACGCGCTCGGGGTCATCCGACGCACATTCACAGCCCACGGTTTCGACGAGATCGAGACCCCGGTCGTCGAGGATGTCGCCCGGCTGCACTCCGGCCTCGGCGGGGACAACGAGAAGCTCGGGTTCGGTGTTCTGAAGCGCGGCCTCGACGCCGACGATCTGCGTGCGGCCCTCGACTCGGGCGACGTGCTGAGCCTCACTGACCTCGGCCTGCGGTTCGACCTCACGGTTCCGCTCGCGCGGTTCTACGCCACCCACCGCGCCGAGCTCCCCCCGGTGTTCCGGTCGATCCAGATCGCGCCGGTCTGGCGGGCGGAGCGCCCCCAGAAGGGCCGCTACCGCCAGTTCGTGCAGTGCGACATCGACATCATCGGCGAGGCCGGTCAGCTGGCCGAGGTGGAGCTCATCACGGCGACCTCGGCAGCCCTGGATGCGCTGGGCCTGCAGGACTGCACGATCCGCATCAACGACCGCCGCATCCTGAACGGCCTGCTGGAGTTCTGCGGTTTCGAGGAGCCGCGCTGGCCGCAAGTGCTCATCTCGATCGACAAGCTGGACAAGATCGGCGCCGCCGGCGTGGTGGCGGAGCTGAGCGCGGACGGAGCCGATGCGGCGGCGGTGCTCGGCGGCATCCTGGAGAACCTGGAGCCGCACCTCGCCGAAGGCGGTGTCGCCCTGACCGTCGAGGCGATCACTGGCATCCTGCCGGACGGGATCGACACCGATGCGGTCGCGGCGCTGGAGGCCCTCGCCCACGCCCTCGACTCGCTCCCCAGCGGGGTCACGCTGCGATTCGACCCGACTCTCGTGCGCGGGATGGGCTACTACACCGGCACCATCTTCGAGATCGCTCACCCGGGCTCCGGGAGCTCGGTGGGCGGCGGTGGGCGCTACGACGGAATGATCGGCCGCTTTCTGGGCACGGAAGTTCCGGCCTGCGGGTTCTCCATCGGGTTCGAGCGGGTGGTCGACCTCATCGAGGTTCCGGCCGACGCCGCAGCCGACTCGGTGGTGCTCGTCTTCGACCCCGCCGTGCCGCTCGACCGGCTGCTCGCCGTGAAGACCGAGCTGATCGCATCCGGTCGCCGTGTGCGGCTGGAGAAGCGCGCCAAAAACCTGAAGGCGGTGCTCGACCGTGCGACCTCCGCCGGTTTCGGGGCGTTCGCCTTCGTGACCGCAGACACCGTCGACGTCACGTCGCTGGAGATCAAGGAGCTCGCATGA
- a CDS encoding LCP family protein, producing MHKPSSAPVALRPRLRGRPEPVRHGRQKSRRPATALLRLVAAVAGVAVVSTVGVAAYAVVDTVSSIKPGIHLAGHPAQAIPAVGSISGAVNVLLAGTDTRSGQGGQFSTADELAGSSGAGNNDVTMVLHIAADHKSAVVVSIPRDLMVSVPQCGSQPAVDDQMFNTTLSRGGLSCVVATAEQLTGLSIPYAAEISFDGVVAMSNAVGGVSVCLATPVVDPYVGLNLAAGQQTLVGSDALAFVRSRHGVGDGSDLGRISNQQLFLSALLRKVTSAGVLSNPLEMYTLAHAAVTNMQMSDTLTQPTTLVAIALAMKSISLNNIVFLQFPSDTDPNDTARVIPDPASAQALVSALATDQPLHLTGTLGVATETATPTATATPAPTPTTAPTTAATPGATPTPTPTPTAVALPSNISGQTAAEQTCTKGNN from the coding sequence ATGCACAAACCGTCTTCGGCTCCTGTCGCCCTGCGACCCCGTCTGCGCGGGCGGCCGGAACCCGTGCGGCACGGGCGTCAGAAGTCCCGTCGACCGGCGACCGCATTGCTGAGGCTGGTGGCGGCCGTAGCAGGGGTCGCCGTCGTCAGCACCGTCGGGGTGGCGGCCTACGCCGTGGTCGACACGGTCTCGTCGATCAAACCGGGAATCCACCTGGCCGGGCATCCGGCTCAGGCGATTCCGGCGGTCGGGTCGATCAGCGGCGCTGTGAATGTGTTGCTGGCGGGAACAGACACGCGTAGCGGTCAGGGCGGCCAGTTCAGCACCGCCGACGAGCTCGCCGGAAGCTCCGGTGCGGGCAACAACGACGTCACGATGGTGCTGCACATCGCTGCCGACCACAAGAGTGCCGTCGTGGTCAGCATCCCGCGCGACCTGATGGTGAGCGTGCCGCAGTGCGGCAGCCAGCCCGCCGTCGACGACCAGATGTTCAACACGACGCTGTCCCGCGGCGGGCTCTCCTGCGTGGTGGCGACGGCCGAGCAGCTCACCGGATTGAGCATCCCGTATGCGGCCGAGATCAGCTTCGACGGTGTCGTGGCGATGTCCAATGCGGTCGGCGGTGTCTCCGTCTGCCTGGCGACGCCGGTGGTCGACCCGTATGTCGGCCTGAACCTCGCGGCCGGGCAGCAGACGCTCGTGGGCTCGGATGCACTCGCGTTCGTGCGCAGCCGGCATGGCGTCGGCGATGGGAGTGACCTGGGGCGCATCAGCAACCAGCAGCTGTTCCTCTCCGCTCTGCTGCGCAAGGTGACGAGCGCCGGGGTGCTCAGCAACCCGCTGGAGATGTATACGCTCGCCCACGCGGCCGTGACGAACATGCAGATGTCGGACACGCTCACCCAGCCCACGACGCTCGTCGCGATCGCGCTGGCGATGAAAAGCATCAGCCTGAACAACATCGTCTTCCTGCAATTCCCTTCCGACACCGACCCGAACGACACGGCGCGCGTCATCCCGGATCCTGCGTCGGCGCAGGCGCTCGTCAGCGCGCTCGCGACGGATCAGCCGCTGCACCTGACCGGCACGCTCGGCGTCGCGACCGAGACCGCGACACCGACGGCGACGGCGACGCCCGCACCGACACCGACCACGGCACCGACCACCGCGGCGACTCCCGGAGCCACCCCGACCCCCACCCCGACACCGACCGCGGTGGCGCTGCCCTCCAACATCAGCGGCCAGACGGCCGCCGAACAGACCTGCACAAAGGGCAACAACTAG
- a CDS encoding S8 family serine peptidase yields the protein MKSWGRGGVAIAAGVVLALSAGGVAHADQVRDLEYWLNDYGFSQAWQTTKGAGVTVAVIDTGVDGSVPDLAGAVVGGTDVSGVGAANGQKPLGGDADSSSHGTWVASLLAGRGTGADSGVLGAAPEASILTASVALGTSAGSISSDDQIASAVRWAVDNGATVINMSLTRNTLDWPVSWDDAFQYAFSHDVVIVAAAGNRGSGTTEVGAPATIPGVLTVAGVDRSGKASFDASSQGITIGVSAPSEQLVGANPGGGYVQWAGTSGAAPLVSGAVALVRAAHPELKAADVIERIIKTARPVAGAVPSPIYGFGLLNAGAAVTASVPHVTANPMGDLTEWIRIHRRAAVPVTPAPNAPAPGGGAGASATPQALAPDRSVRFDQLLWPSWNALTTFWLPFSVIAGFLALAALGGVGAWRHFRRTARRE from the coding sequence ATGAAGAGCTGGGGCCGTGGGGGAGTCGCTATCGCCGCCGGAGTCGTTCTGGCGTTGTCGGCGGGCGGTGTCGCGCACGCCGATCAGGTGCGTGACCTCGAATACTGGCTCAACGATTACGGGTTCTCGCAGGCCTGGCAGACCACGAAAGGCGCCGGAGTCACGGTGGCCGTGATCGACACCGGCGTCGACGGCAGTGTGCCGGACCTCGCCGGGGCGGTTGTCGGCGGAACGGATGTCTCCGGGGTCGGCGCCGCCAACGGCCAGAAACCGCTCGGCGGCGACGCAGACTCGTCGAGCCACGGCACCTGGGTTGCTTCTCTGCTGGCGGGGCGGGGAACCGGTGCAGACAGCGGCGTATTGGGCGCGGCGCCCGAGGCCTCCATCCTCACGGCTTCGGTCGCACTCGGCACCTCCGCAGGGTCGATCAGCAGCGACGACCAGATCGCGAGCGCCGTTCGCTGGGCCGTCGACAACGGCGCCACGGTGATCAATATGTCGCTCACCCGCAACACGCTCGACTGGCCGGTCAGCTGGGACGACGCGTTCCAGTACGCGTTCTCGCACGATGTGGTGATCGTCGCCGCCGCCGGAAACCGCGGCAGTGGCACCACCGAGGTCGGGGCACCGGCCACGATCCCGGGCGTGCTGACCGTCGCCGGGGTCGACCGATCGGGCAAGGCCAGCTTCGATGCCTCCTCCCAGGGGATCACGATCGGCGTCTCGGCGCCCAGCGAGCAACTCGTCGGCGCCAACCCCGGCGGCGGATACGTGCAGTGGGCGGGCACCAGCGGTGCGGCTCCGCTCGTCTCCGGGGCCGTTGCGCTGGTGCGGGCCGCGCATCCCGAGCTGAAGGCGGCGGATGTGATCGAGCGCATCATCAAGACGGCGCGACCCGTCGCCGGCGCCGTCCCCAGCCCGATTTACGGTTTCGGACTCCTGAATGCGGGGGCCGCGGTCACCGCGAGTGTTCCGCATGTCACGGCGAACCCGATGGGCGACCTCACCGAGTGGATCCGCATCCACCGCCGTGCGGCCGTGCCGGTCACTCCCGCTCCGAACGCCCCGGCGCCGGGCGGCGGGGCGGGGGCCAGCGCGACCCCGCAGGCGCTCGCGCCGGACCGTTCCGTGCGGTTCGACCAGCTTCTCTGGCCGAGCTGGAACGCCCTCACCACCTTCTGGTTGCCGTTCAGTGTGATAGCCGGTTTTCTCGCCCTCGCCGCTCTCGGCGGCGTGGGCGCGTGGCGGCATTTCAGGCGAACGGCCCGTAGGGAGTAG
- a CDS encoding DUF1349 domain-containing protein, whose protein sequence is MTRLDWASGHWTHEPAAVERHGDAVVVTAVEGTDAWRTTAYGFVHDTEHALLAPFDAGTAVEVAFTGDFSGDFDQAGVFLRTDDENWIKTGVEFSDGLLQLGAVVTRGVSDWSVAPVPHWAGRRITVRASRSGDAVAIRARIDDEPFALIRLAPLDPDAVVHAGPFLCAPSRSGLTVTFESWTVTEADGSLH, encoded by the coding sequence ATGACCCGCCTCGATTGGGCCTCCGGCCACTGGACGCATGAACCCGCCGCGGTCGAACGGCACGGCGACGCTGTGGTGGTGACGGCCGTCGAGGGCACCGATGCGTGGCGCACGACGGCCTACGGTTTCGTGCACGACACCGAGCACGCCCTGCTCGCTCCCTTCGATGCGGGAACCGCCGTCGAGGTGGCCTTCACCGGCGATTTCAGCGGCGACTTCGACCAGGCGGGCGTCTTCCTGCGCACCGACGACGAGAACTGGATCAAGACCGGCGTGGAGTTCTCCGACGGCCTCCTGCAGCTCGGCGCCGTGGTCACCCGTGGCGTCTCCGACTGGTCGGTGGCGCCCGTTCCGCACTGGGCCGGCCGCCGCATCACGGTGCGCGCCAGCCGCTCCGGCGACGCTGTCGCCATCCGTGCCCGCATCGACGACGAGCCGTTCGCGCTCATCCGTCTCGCACCGCTCGACCCGGATGCGGTGGTCCATGCGGGCCCGTTCCTCTGCGCCCCCAGCCGCTCCGGTCTCACCGTCACCTTCGAGAGCTGGACCGTGACCGAGGCCGACGGCTCGCTGCACTAG
- a CDS encoding FtsB family cell division protein gives MAKPRTRRVPVTLANRPTATGRWLRGIHFSGFSLVMMGLLVMAVVILAPTLRALVEQRQQIADQQQAVDRLSAQVTDLKEQRARWNDPSYIRSQARDRLNYVMPGEVSYLVIDDRPPASTAAGDTPISSKLQKTDTDWVQSLFGSFMGAGLTTATPDQLSGTTPTTPAPTPTPGG, from the coding sequence GTGGCCAAGCCTCGCACCCGCCGAGTGCCTGTCACCCTCGCGAACAGGCCGACAGCGACGGGCCGCTGGCTGCGCGGCATCCACTTCTCGGGGTTCTCGCTGGTGATGATGGGGTTGCTCGTCATGGCCGTGGTGATCCTCGCGCCGACGCTGCGCGCCCTGGTAGAGCAGCGTCAGCAGATCGCCGACCAGCAGCAGGCGGTCGACCGGCTCTCGGCGCAGGTCACCGACCTGAAAGAGCAGCGCGCGCGGTGGAACGACCCCAGCTACATCCGGTCTCAGGCGCGGGACAGGCTCAACTATGTGATGCCGGGCGAGGTCAGCTATCTCGTGATCGACGACCGACCGCCCGCGTCCACGGCGGCGGGGGATACGCCGATCAGCTCGAAACTGCAGAAGACCGACACCGACTGGGTGCAGTCGCTGTTCGGTTCATTCATGGGCGCCGGTCTCACGACCGCCACACCGGACCAGCTCTCCGGCACGACACCGACCACCCCCGCACCGACCCCGACCCCAGGCGGCTAG
- a CDS encoding SseB family protein: MGGFVGLFSRGKKDVPPRDASAANVIGAGAESRPVSNQLVLAALRTWGAERNAQTFANVLRQCATGELLLDTTGSTVADQQNGFQTGDTLGVGYRTDEQGRTLLLAFTNNERLAEYHRGEPVLSLAQPAAAVMTQAATSPYDGIAIDAGSSDLCIAYGDEIRRHLTDDASLNSALKSALVSRSLPWTEFLDLVGGAPAVFIATQEATDASGAVTGITVPTVSGKNGETYAAVFTSPAEVWAWAPPFDAHATGMANVARAALEDGHDGLVLNPAGQSVVIAPDELPPLAAS, from the coding sequence GTGGGGGGTTTTGTGGGGCTGTTCTCGAGGGGGAAGAAGGATGTGCCGCCGCGCGACGCGTCCGCCGCGAACGTGATCGGCGCGGGGGCCGAGAGCAGGCCGGTGTCGAATCAGCTCGTTCTCGCCGCATTGCGAACGTGGGGGGCGGAACGGAACGCGCAGACGTTCGCGAACGTGCTCCGGCAGTGCGCGACCGGCGAACTGCTGCTCGATACGACCGGGTCGACCGTCGCCGACCAGCAGAACGGCTTCCAGACCGGCGATACGCTCGGCGTCGGTTACCGCACCGACGAGCAGGGCCGCACGTTGCTGCTCGCCTTCACGAACAACGAGCGCCTGGCGGAGTATCACCGCGGCGAGCCGGTGCTCTCGCTGGCCCAGCCCGCCGCCGCTGTGATGACGCAGGCGGCCACATCGCCGTACGACGGCATCGCGATCGACGCCGGCTCGAGCGATCTCTGCATCGCGTACGGCGACGAGATCCGCCGCCACCTCACCGACGATGCCTCGCTCAACTCCGCCCTCAAATCCGCGTTGGTGAGCCGCTCCCTGCCCTGGACGGAGTTTCTCGACCTCGTCGGCGGTGCCCCCGCCGTCTTCATCGCCACGCAGGAGGCGACGGATGCGTCGGGTGCCGTCACCGGCATCACCGTTCCGACGGTCAGCGGCAAGAACGGCGAAACATATGCGGCCGTCTTCACCTCTCCCGCCGAGGTGTGGGCGTGGGCGCCGCCGTTCGACGCGCACGCGACGGGCATGGCGAATGTGGCCCGCGCCGCCCTGGAGGACGGCCACGACGGCCTCGTTCTCAACCCGGCCGGTCAGTCGGTCGTGATCGCCCCCGACGAACTGCCGCCGCTCGCCGCATCCTGA